A genomic window from Nicotiana sylvestris chromosome 11, ASM39365v2, whole genome shotgun sequence includes:
- the LOC104227539 gene encoding uncharacterized protein has translation MSAIVCGSKRSNFFEDLQSTPSSPSSSPPVSKRIRCSPSSFSPPRSSSAATIYFSTPSSAIDHLLSVFPDMDKQLLERALEECGDDLDSAIKRLNELRLGSAENLGPLTGRSDATQEIGSQILTQGNGGPIPTEDSSAAKELHMESTEWVELFVREMMSASNIDDAKARASRALEVLEKSICARAKEATARDVQQENNMLKQQVEALIQENSILKRAFAIQRERQKEFEDRGHEVNQLKQLVAQYQEQLRTLEVNNYALSMHLKQAQQSNSIPGRFHPDVF, from the exons ATGTCTGCTATAGTGTGCGGCAGCAAGAGATCCAATTTCTTCGAAGATTTGCAGTCAACACCATCGTCGCCGTCGTCTTCGCCGCCGGTTTCTAAGAGGATCCGTTGCTCTCCGTCTTCTTTCTCGCCGCCGCGATCCTCCTCCGCCGCCACTATTTATTTCTCTACTCCGTCCTCGGCGATCGATCATCTGCTATCGGTCTTCCCTGATATGGACAAACAG TTGCTTGAGAGAGCACTAGAAGAATGTGGTGATGATCTGGATTCTGCCATCAAAAGACTAAATGAGCTTCGCTTGGGGTCTGCTGAGAATCTGGGGCCCCTCACAGGAAGATCTGATGCTACCCAGGAGATCGGCAGCCAGATCTTAACTCAAG GTAATGGTGGGCCCATACCTACAGAAGATTCATCGGCAGCAAAAGAACTGCACATGGAGAGTACAGAATGGGTGGAGCTGTTTGTTAGAGAGATGATGAGTGCCTCAAATATAGATGATGCTAAAGCCCGTGCTTCACGAGCTCTTGAAGTCTTGGAGAAGTCTATTTGTGCCCGCGCAAAAGAGGCAACAGCTCGCGATGTTCAGCAG GAAAACAACATGCTCAAGCAGCAGGTAGAAGCTCTTATTCAAGAGAATTCTATTTTGAAGCGAGCATTTGCTATTCAACGTGAGCGTCAAAAGGAGTTTGAGGATAGAGGGCATGAGGTGAATCAGCTGAAGCAGTTGGTGGCTCAGTACCAGGAGCAGCTGAGAACGCTTGAG GTTAATAACTATGCGCTGTCGATGCATCTCAAGCAGGCTCAACAAAGCAACTCTATCCCCGGGCGTTTCCATCCGGACGTCTTTTAA